The DNA region AGACGCTAAACGCACGTGATTATGCCTGTGGCTTAGCCGAAGTGGTGAAGTACGGCATCATTGCTGATGCTGAGTTCTTTGCTTGGTTAGAAGCACATCAGAACGAACTGAATAAACGCGATGCAGCAGCGCTGACCTACGCCATCCAACGTAGTTGCGAAATTAAGGCTGAAGTCGTTGCAGCTGATGAACGCGAGCAATCGGTGCGCGCACTCTTGAACCTCGGTCACACCTTTGGCCATGCCATTGAGGCGGCTCATTATGAAAGTTGGAGACACGGCGAAGCAGTTGCCGCCGGCACCATCGTTGCTGCGTACCTGATGCATCAACAAGGCCGACTCAGTAGTCATGAGTTCACCCGCATCGAAACACTCTTGCAACAACTAAATTTGCCGATACGTGCCCCAGAAATGCCATTAGAGCGCTGGCAGACCTTCATGCAACGTGATAAAAAAGTACAAGCCGGTGTGGTTCGGTTAGTGCTACCAACAGCTATCGGACAAGCATGTCTTGAGCCTTGGTCAGATTGGCAAGCAATTGGTAATGCCATTGCGGCCATGAGCCACCCAGAAGCACACAGCCCTTTATTATAAAATGAGCCGAGTAGCATGACGAAGCAGCGCGCCTTTCTGAAATGGGCAGGCGGTAAGTACAACCTCATTGAGTCAATCACCGCGGTTTTGCCTGAAGGCAATAAGCTGATTGAGCCATTTGTTGGCGCTGGCTCAGTATTTCTGAATACTGACTATCCGAAATACTTACTCAACGATGTGAATCCTGACTTAATCACCCTGTTTAAGTTTGTGAAGCGGCGCCCAAAGCGTTTCATTGAAGACGCTCGTAAGTTGTTTTGCATGGCGAACAACACGCCAGAGGCATACTATGCGCTGCGCCAACAGTTTAATGCCAGTACTGACCCGTACGAGCGTTCGTTGTTGTTCTTGTATCTCAATCGCCACGGTTATAACGGGTTGTGTCGCTATAATTTATCGGGCCAGTTCAATGTTCCGTTTGGACAATACCAGCGTCCGTATTTCCCCCAGGCAGAGATTGAGTTTTTCGCCGAAAAAGCACAGCGTGCGACATTTACTTGCATGGGCTTTGAGCAAGTATTTCGTCGAGCGCGCAAAGGCGATGTGGTTTATTGCGATCCGCCCTATGCACCGCTGAGTTTAACCGCGAACTTTACCAGTTATGCTTGTGGTGGCTTTGGTATGGATGACCAAACCGAATTAGCTCGTCGTGCAGAACATACGGCGAGAAAACGAGGCATTCCGGTGGTTATTAGTAATCACGACACTGAGTTTACTCGGTTACTTTATAAAAAAGCCGAATTAGAAAGCCTGCAAGTGGCGCGGTTCATTAGCCCGAAAGGCGATAGCCGCGGCAAGGTTGCGGAACTCTTGGCGCTGTATCAGCATGACCGCAATAATGTTGTTGCCCTTACCCCGGAAATAAGACCTGAATTACGGAAGCGTTTACGATGAACTGGCAGTTAAAATCTTTTGCTGAACTCTCGATCACCGAGCTGTATGACATTATTCAACGCCGCGAACAGGTGTTTGTGGTGGAGCAAACCTGCCCCTATTTAGATGCCGATGGTAGTGATGTTAACGCCCTGCATTTGTGGGCCGATAGCGATACAGAAACAGTCGTTGCCTACGCTCGTATCTTTCTTGGCGAAGGTAGTGATGGCTACAGCCGTATCGGTCGTGTTCTCACTGCACAGTCGGTTCGTCGTTTGGGGTTGGGTCGCGAGCTAATGCAACGCGCACTGGATGTTTGCCATACCTATACACCACAACTGCCAATTCGCTTAGGCGCCCAAGTGTATTTGCGCGCATTCTATGAAAGCTTTGGCTTTGTTGCCATTAGCGAAGAATACTTGGAAGACGACATTCCGCACATTGATATGGAACGTCAACCATGAGCGACACCCCATCCGACAGCGCCTTCGTTCTTGAACAAAGCGCGGAAGGGTTACAACTACGTTGGTTAGACCAACCAAAAATGCACCCGCTGCGCATTGATTTCTTAACTGGTAAAACCGCCTTTCGTGCGGCGCAAGCGCGCATCAAAGATGAAGCCATTGCGCGTGCCTGTGGTCTTAGCAAACTAAAAAACCCAAGCATTTTAGACGCAACGGCAGGCCTAGGTCGCGATGCGCAAGTGTTAGCACAATTAGGCGCAACCGTTGGCTTAAACGAACGCCACCCGATTGTGAAGCAGCTACTTGCCGACGCCTTAACACGGTTACATCAAGCCATGCCAGAGTGGCAGCATCGGCTATACTTGGTAGACGTAAGCAGCTTAGACGACATTGAAGACGACAGCTTTGACGTGGTTTATTTGGACCCGATGTACCCTAAAGGTGATCGCAAAGCCAAAGCAGCCGTAAAGAAAGACATGCAAATGTTTCAGCAGCTTGTCGGCGCCGATGAAGATGCCGATGAATTGTTGCAACCTGCGCTACGAATAGCTCGTCAGCGGGTGGTGGTAAAGCGCCCCCAGCATGCTGACTTTTTAGCGGGTGTTTCGCCGCATGCCCAAGTGGTTAGCAAGAAACACCGCTTTGACCTTTATTTTCCGGAGCAACATGATGATTAAAACGAATGACAGAATTCCTGCTGGTACGCTAACTGCGCTTGGCGAAGTAGGTATGCAGCAATTTAACCCTGCTGAGTTATTTGCCAAAGGCACCCACGTGTTATTTGCCGTACCGGGCGCGTTCACTCCAACCTGTTCTGAAAAGCATTTACCAAGCTTTGTGAAGCACGCCAATGACTTGCGCGCGCAAGGCGTTCAAACCATTGCTTGCGTGGCGGTCAACGACGCTTTTGTGATGAAAGCTTGGGGCAAGGCGCTAAATGTTGATGATAGCGTGATGCTGCTTGCAGACGGCGATGCGTCGTATCACCAACAATTGGGTTTAATTAAAGAAACCGGCAGCTTTGGCGGTACCCGCGCTGAGCGATATGCCATGGTCATTACCGACGGCGTTATCACCCATTTGTTTGTTGAAGACGAGAAAACCTACGGCGTCAGTAGCGCTGAGCACGTGCTCGAAGCCCTGCAAGGTTAATGCCGTGTCGCAGTCTGTCGTACATGATGTGATTGTGATTGGGGCCGGCGCTGCTGGCCTGCATTGTGCGGCAACTGCAGCAAAGCGTGGTCGACGGGTACTGGTGCTCGATCACGCCAAGCAAGCCGGTAAGAAGATTTTGATCTCGGGCGGTGGTCGCTGCAATTTTACCAATATGTACGCCAGCCCCGAGAATTACCTCTCTGAAAATCCGCATTTTTGTAAATCGGCACTAAGCCGTTATACCCAGTGGGATTTCATTGGGTTAGTCAACGATTACGGTATTGCCTACCACGAGAAAACACTCGGGCAGTTATTTTGTGATAACAGTGCCAAAGATATCGTCAATATGTTGATGAAAGAGTGCAGCAAACACGGCGCCCACGTGCAATTACGCACCGAAGTATTAAGCGTCGAGCACACGGCTGATGGCTATGTGGTGAATACCTCGCAGGGATTGTTGCAAGCTGAAAAAATTGTTGTTGCTTGTGGCGGGTTATCCATGCCAAAACTCGGCGCAACCCCGCTCGGTTATCAGCTCGCCGAACAATTTGGTCACCGTATTGTGCCCGTGCGTGCAGGGTTAGTACCGTTTACCCTGCATGAGACTGACAAGCAACGCTACGCCGAACTCTCTGGGCTCTCGGTTGATGTCGTTGCCAGTAATCAGCGCGCCAGCTTCAAAGAGGCCATGTTGTTCACCCATCGCGGCGTGTCAGGTCCTTCCATGCTACAAATTTCGTCATATTGGCACCCTGGCGAACCTGTAGAAGTCAATCTGCTTCCTAACGAGGACGCGTTCGCTAAACTTAATGAGCTGCGCCAGAGCCGACCGCGGATGAGTTTACGCACCGCCGTTCAGGAATGGTTTCCCAAACGCCTTGCACTCACCTTGTGCGAGCAGTATCAGTGGCCGGATAAGAATCTTGCTGACTGCAATAATGCGCTACTTCAACAAGTTGCGGACACCCTGCACCAATGGCCCTTAAAGCCAAATGGCACGGAGGGCTACCGTACTGCAGAAGTCACTCTCGGTGGCGTTGATACCGACGAAGTGAGTTCGAAAACCATGGAAAGCCGCTTGCAACCCGGCTTGTATTTCATTGGTGAAGTACTCGATGTCACCGGTTGGTTAGGTGGTTACAATTTCCAGTGGGCGTGGTCGAGCGGCTGGGTTTGCGGCGAGAGCGTTTAACCCGCTTTATCACTGCAGCGAAAGAAAACGTCATGGTCTGTGATCTACGCAATTGTGCATTCAGTACTATACTCAACACTAAGAACTGTTTTCATACTGCTTCACTCTGGAGAATTCCCCCATGAAAAAGTCTATCGGTTTACTGTCTGCCCTGGCGCTATCCACCCTGTGTTCTCAAACCGTATTCGCGCAGGACGAAAAAGCGGCGCTAGTCCCGCTACCTTCACTTGACGATTTTACGCGGGGTGACGATGGTTGGGCGGTCGGCCTTGGCTTGGGTGTTGAATATGAATCAGCGTATGAAGGTTCTGATGAATTCGGCTTCGAAATCGACCCTGCTGGCGCGGTACAATGGCGCACAGGTGACAATATCTTCTACTTCGCCGGTGAAGCGCTAGGTTGGCGCGGTCTTCGCGATGACGTCTGGTTGTTTGAAGCTACCGTGGGTTTCGATGAAGGCCGTGAAGAGGCTGATTCGGACGACGGCCGCTTGAATGGCCTCGGCGACTCAGATGAAGGAGCTGAATTTGTGCTGCAAGCGCGCCGTGCCTTTAATGCCGACTGGCGTTATTGGCTTGATGGTCGCATCATCGCGAGCGAAGACGGAAATCTCGGTTTGTTTGGCGTCGGTCGTCGTTTCGGTGAGCAAAACGATGGCACTGGTTCTGAATTAGCGGTTGTTGCCGTTTTTCACGATAGCGATCGTGCCAATAAAGATTTCGGCATTACCGCCGCACAATCAACCGCATCAGGTCTACCTGCCACCAACTTAGATAGTGGCATTCGTTCGGTTGGGGTGCATTATAATTATCGTCAATATGTTGCCGAAAACTGGCTGATTTTCGTTGAAGGCCTTTATGAGCACTACCTGGGCGATGTTGCGGATAGCCCGATTACCCGGAACAACTATGAAGCCGAATTAGGCGTCGGTTTCATCTACATATTCTAGATCACTCGACGTATCGCTCAGGCTAGCAAAGTTTAAGGGTACTCTGCATTCCTGAGCGAATTTAAAGGGCGCGAGCGCGAAAGCGTTTGCCCTTAATTTTATCGTTATTGATGAGGTTGAGCGCGTGCTTGGCAGCGCCCTGTTCAACGGTAACAAACGCCCAATTACTCTGAACTTTAATTTTTCCAATGTGTTGCATGGTGAGCTTATTATCGCGCGTCAGTGCGCCAACAATATCACCAGGGCGTAATTTGTCTTTCTTGCCGCCACTTAACTGTAACGTCACCCAGTCCGATTGCAGTGGTTTGCTCGCTGCTGGTGCAGTCGGTAATGGCTGCAACTGAATCGGCTTGGCAAAATCATCTTCCAACAGACGCAACTTGTAGTCATCTTGAGCACCCACTAGGGTTATTGCGAGCCCTTCGGCGCCAGCACGACCGGTACGACCAATGCGGTGGGTATGGGTGTCAAGATCATGGGCAATATTCACGCTAATTACCAAATCGAGTTCGGCAATATCAAGCCCGCGGGCCGCAACATCTGTCGCCACCAACACGCGAGCACTGCCGTGACTAAATTGCACCATGGTTTGATCACGATCTTTCTGTTCAAGGTCACCATGTAGCGCGAGCGCACTAAAGCCTTTGCCAATAAGCTTATCCGCTATTCGCTGTGCTTCCGCTTTGGTATTGCAGAACACCATGCAGTTTTGTGGCTGCTGGTTCAATAAGATTTGCTGCACCGCATACGCCGAATCGGTGTCATCTAATTGGTAAAACACTTGGCTTATTTTAGCTTGAGTTGGCGCTTCAGCTACTTTGAGCAGTTGCGCATTCTTCGATACTTGTTCAGCTAACTGTTTAATACCCTTTGGATAAGTCGCACTAAATAAAAGGTTCTGACGGGAATTCGGCGTTTTCGCGACAATTGCACGAAGCTCATCTTGAAAGCCCATTTCGAGCATTCTATCGGCTTCGTCTAGCACTAATGTTTGCAGCTTGGCGAAGTTCAGACGGTTTTGATTCACATGATCAAGTACACGCCCAGGCGTTCCTACCAATACATGAGCACCGTGCTCTAACGAGGTTATTTGGTGCCGTGTTGGTACCCCGCCACAAAGCGTCAATACCTTTAAGTTCGCCATGTTCTTGGCGAGCTTACGAATCGCTTCAGCCACCTGCTCAGCCAGCTCGCGGGTTGGGCACAGTACTAAGGCTTGTGGCGCAAATTCAGTCACATCAAGTTTGGCGAGTATTCCCAAAGCAAATGCGGCGGTTTTGCCGGATCCTGTTTGTGCCTGTACCACCACATCATCACCGCGCAGTATCAACGGCAAACTCATCGCTTGAACCGGTGTCATCTGCTGATAACCTGCCTCGTTTAAGCTTTTGAGAAGCTCGTCATTAAGACCGACTTCTGAAAATTGTTGGATGACCGGCGTTGTGTTTGACATGGTGGGGTTCTTCTTGATCGGAAAATGAGGCGCAATTATAACAGACATGTACTGATTAATTGCTTAGATTTCTCGAATGGCGTGAGCCCATAGCTTGGCCGCTTTCGGCGATGGGTGGAAACCATCCTCTGCCATATAATCGGGCTCAAATGGAAAATTCAATGCGAGATACTCACACTCATTTTGTTCGCAGTGACGTTGCAATGCGTTATCTAAACGGCGAGCCTGCTGGCCAATAAACCAACGCAGCGGCTGCGGCAATGCAGGAAATTTATGCATGGGTGGCAATGCCGTAAACACAATACGCTTTGCACCGCGTTGTTCCCGCAAATGCTGTGTGAGCGCTTGTAAATCATGACGCCAATTGATGAGCGAGGTACGCCGAGTCACATCATTCACCCCTGCCGAAATTAATACCAAATCAAATGGCTCGGTCTCAGGTTGTTGCTGCGCTAACTTTAAAATACCCGCACAAGTTAAACTTGATTGCGCCCATAATTGCCAATGCACTTGATACTGTTCTGCCGCTCTGGCAACCAAATGACCACACACCGCTTCGTCTTGTGTAGCACAACCAACGCCTGCAGCAGCAGAGTCGCCAAGAACAAGTAATCGAAAATGGTTACTTTCACCCTGAACACCCGCACGAGCGCCTGTCGCTTCAGGCAAACGTAAGGTATTTTTGCGTACTTGCCGTCCTTGCCATATCAGCAAGGGCGCCAGTAGAACTATTGCGAGTTTCTGTAACATTGATTACTTCACATTACTGCGCGACGGCTTGTTGAACAACTTGTTTCAACTCAGCATATTCAACGTAACCTGGAATGGTTTGTCCGCCAACCATAATTGCCGGCGTTCCACGCAATTGAAAATCAGAGAATACCCGATAGTTACGCTCAATAATGGTTGGCGTCGCCTTCGGGCTATCTAATTGCGAGCGGGTTCCGGTTTTACGCGCAATTTGTTCGAGCGATTTACCGGTATGCAGACCGTTCTTTTTATAGAGTAGTTCATGCACTTCAGCAAACTGCTCACGCTGATTCTGCCATACATTCAAGGCAAAGTTTGCTGGGTTCAAGTTGCCCCCCTGTACACTTTGCTGACGCAGTGGTACCAATACATTAATCACTTTCACTTGTGGAAATTCTTCCACCAACTTCTGCAAGTGCGGCTCTAAACGTTTGCAGTATGGGCAATCATAATCTGTAAAGACAATAACCGGCACAGAGCCATTCTCAGCGCCAAACCATGGGTGTGCATCATCGTTATCAAGTAGCCACTTACCGTGATCACGCTGCGCCTGCTCGGCCGTTTTTTTGCTTGCAATGTATTGCTGCAAGCTATTTAACACACTTGGAATAACTTCTGGGTTTTGCTTCAGTAACTCGTTAATTTGCTCAAGTTGCTGGGTTTGATTTCCTGCTTGTTGTGCACTCGCGGCTGCGCTGACAACAAACAATATCGAAAATACTGTGCTTAAAAGGTACTTCATAACTTCTCCAATTTTTGCATCAATTGCGCCCACTTCAGACGCAACCATAAACCAGCCGGCGTTGATGCACCGGTGGTATACGAAACAATCTCGCCGTCGGCAATAATCACGACCGTTGGGGTCGCGTTAATTTGCCAACGACGTGCTAATTCACCGGTATTATCGTTTACTGTCGCAAACTGATAATCGTGGTGCCGCAAATAGCTGTTTACCCGGGCATCATTGCCAGAGCGAATAGCGATACTCATCACCTCATGATCACCGTCAAGCCAGTTGATGGATGGCGAAACCCAATCACACACAGGGCACCAGGTTGCCCAAAAGTACAATAAGACGGGTTGTTCATGACTGCGCGCGAGAACATCGTGCTGCTGTTCTTCAATCGTGACGACTGAAAGCGCATCAATTGGGCCGGATGGCAAACCACGACTGCGCCAGCTATCCACCGCAAAACTTATGGCAATAAAAATGGCAAGATAAACGGCTAATTGCTTAAGGAATTTCATTGGCGTGCCTGCTCAATTGCTTCAAGTACAGCGTTATCGGTTAGTATCACTGGCAACGCAATACCATTCGGTGCCCCGGGCCCATATACTTGATTAAATGGCACGCCGTAACGGTTATAGCTACGCAAATAGTCGGTGATTTGCTCACTTGGCCGCGTCCAGTCGCCCTGCATAAGCACGATATCATCCGAGCGCAAAGCACTCGCTACCGGCTCTTGTAACAACACACCAATTTTATTCGCTTTGCAGGTCACACACCAATCAGCAGTAACATCCACAAATACCACTTTGCCTTGGGTAACTGCGTTGGCAATGGCGTTTGGCTGCAGTGGCTGCCAAGCATGTTCCTCTAGCTGCTTCGGATGGCTCGTCCAACTACTGAGTAGCAAGCCAACACCGCTCAGCAACACCGTGACAGCGATGGCACCAATCACGCCCGCTTGCCCGAATCGACGGTAGGCTAATACCAGCGCCACTACCACAAATACGGCAACAATGAATGCGAACACGCCAGTGCTGACATGGTTGCTTAGCAAGCTAATTAGCCATGCTGTGGTCAGCAACAATAGCAACGCAAATATCCGATTCACCCATTTTAACCATGGGCCGGGTTTGGGGAGCTTCATTGCCACGCTTGGCCATACCGCAACGGCTAGCCATGGCAAAGCCATACCCGCGCCTAGGGCCACAAAAATAAGCAGAAGCTGTACGTTTGACGCCGCTAAGGCAAACGCGACGGCTGTGCCTAGAAACGGCGCAGTGCAAGGCGTTGCTAGCAAGGTGGCGAACATACCTTGAATGAAGTGCCCGAGTGTTGATTGGTCACCGCGGGTAGCTACCCACTGCTGCATACCCTGCGGCAGTTGAATGGTCCATAAACCACTCACGGAGAGAGCAAACAGGCCAATCACCAATGCCATGCCCCCAATAAAATACGGGTTCTGAAACTGAATGCCCCAACCAATGGCGTGTCCACCTAGCTTCAGTAGCATCAACATGACTGCCAGAATGACAAACGAGGTAATAATGCCAAGTGCGGAAGCGATAAATTGACGACGTACCTGACCACGCCCACGCTCAGCAATAATTACCGACTGTAGTTTTAATCCTAGTACCGGTAACACACATGGCATGATATTTAGGATCAAACCGCCCAGCAACGCAAGTGGCAGCATCATCCACCAGCTTGTTGACTCCGCAGGTTGCTGCACGCTACCCGCAATCGCTTCGGCGCTCATTTCTGCACGAATCAGCTTATCCGCTATGGTCACCTGGAGTGTCTCTCCAGTTAATTCAGGCTGTTCGAGCCAATGCGAAATTGCAAACCGAGCGGTTAACTCATTGCCTTGTTTCTGCTGCTCTAATAACGCAATAGTGAGATCAGCATAATCGTCACGCAAACTATCCACAAAAATACGTGGTTGTTGCCATTGCTTAGTATTCGTCACCGTCACCGCTAACTGTTGCTGCGACGCCGACCAAACCATTTCCGACACGCTAAGCTGTGGGTGATCACGATGCGGCAACGCACTTTGCGCTTGTTCATAGGCAAATAGCGCATCCATGTCGGCATTCAACTCACTTGGCATAAAGTTGAGAGCGAGTGGAAAGTCAGAAATTACGCAAATATTGGTACAGCTGGCTAAGGTCAGTAACCCTTGCAAGCTAACTGGCTGTTGCCAATCTGCCACGCTAATTTGCAGCGGGAAATTGATATCGCCTTGGTAACCTACCGTTTCGATGCCCTGCACGTCAAAACGTTCAGGCACTGGAAAGCGCCAAGAAATATCAGTGATATTACTGGAATCAGCTTGCCATGCCAGTTGCGGGGGCACGCCACCTTCACCGGGCGTTCGCCAATAGGTTTTCCAATCATCCGCGAGCTTTACCTGCAATAAGGCAGTTACTTGCTGTTGTTCAGAATTGGTTTTTCCCGGAATTAGCAACCGCACCTGAACTGGTGGGTGCTCTTCAAGTTGAATCCAGTCCGTCGCAACTTGAGCTTGGGCGCTAGCACTTAGCAGCCACAGCAGCATCGCAGCCAACCAGATTTTTGAAATGTATTTCATAAAGTTATCTCATGTATTCATGGGTACTTATTGCACATATAAACGATGTGCGCACAGAGTTAATTGATGTCTGTGTTATTCATTGAATACACAAAATAGAAGGTGGGGACGACGTCGCCGATAACTTGGCGGCGCCTGTGCATAGCCAACAAAAAAGTGGCGGATAATAATCAGTAAGGTAATGCCGACAAATAACGATACCGCAGCGCCACCATCCAAAATATTAAAGTGCGCTTGTTGCAATAATTGCGATGAGCTATCGCACTCGGCCACCACCACCGTGTTATTGATATCACCAGCCGTACTAGCTTGGTTATGATGCTGCGACTGCGGGCAGCTTGCCGCTACCCAACCACTTTGTTGGCCCCAACACAAAAACAGCACGCAAAATACCGCCATGAGGGCGGTATAAGCTCGTTTTTTGTCAGCACCAAATCGCAACATAAACCTCGTAACTCGTTATTCGTTGTTCCTTATCGGTTATTCGTGGTTTGCTTTTTCGAGTAACGAATAACGATTATCGAATAACGAATTTAACTGGCGCCCATGCCGCCGTCGACGCGATATTGGCAACCAGTGATAAATGCACTTTCTTCAGACGCCAAAAACAACACTAAGTTCGCAACGTCTATCGGCTCACCATAATGCTGCATTGGAATGATTTGTTCAAATTGACTTTGCACTTCTTTCGCGTGACCCGGATTCATTGCCTCTTCAATAGCTCGCATCATGCGGGTATGAATTGGTGACGGGTGTACTGAGTTAACACGCACACCAAATGGCGCAGCTTCAAGTGCGGCCGATTTGGTTAAGCCAACTACCGCATGTTTTGATGCAACATAAGGGCTCATGTTGCCAAAGCCGTCTAGCCCAGCCACTGATGACATGTTAATTATGCTTCCTGACTTGGCCTTTAGTAGGTGAGGTAACGCATATTTCATACCAAGAAAAACGCCACGAACGTTCACCGCTATCACGCGATCAAAGTGCTCAGCTGTTTGTTCGTGAACCATTGCCGGTTTGCATTCAATACCAGCGTTATTCACCAACACATCGAGGCGTCCGAAATGAGCTATTGTGGCTTGAATAAACTTTTGTACGTCGGTTTCGTTCGATACGTCGGCAGCGACGCTATACACACGTTCAGCATGGCCGAGCTCTTGTTCGGCGGAATCCAAATCAGACTGATGTAAGTCAACAAGGCAAACTTTCGCGCCTTCACGCAAAAATAGTGCCGCGGTAGCTAGGCCGATGCCAGCGGCACCGCCGGTAATAATGGCAACTTTATCTTCAAGACGGGGCATCGCACACCTCCAGTTGTATTGGTACATGTGCGTTCAACTATAGATTAAATTTCACCCATTTTTGTGATCATTGCGAAGTTTTTTGACGTTAATCTGGTATTACCAAAATAGAGCGATAACACCAAGAATAATAAACACCGCCGAGGCGATATAACGAGCCAAATCGAGCGGTAATTTTTGCATTAACTTACCACCGAGTAATACCACCGGCACGTTCGCGACCATCATGCCAAGCGTTGTACCTAAAGTTACTGCAACAACACTGGTGTACTGCGCACCAAGCACAATGGTTGCTACCTGCGTTTTGTCACCAATTTCGGCAATGAAAAACAACACGGTGGTCGCGATGAAAGCGCCGTACTTGCGCACTTCATTATGCTCGTCGTTATCAGGTTTATCAGGAATCAGCACCCACAAGCCCACCGCAATAAAGCAGGCGGAAACAATATAGGTAGCGATATCCTCGGGTAGCACACCGACAATCCAACTCCCAAACCACGCAGACACAAAATGATTCAGTACCGTGGCGACAAAGATACCCGCAATTATCGACCATTTTTGACGATACCGTGCCGCTAAAAATAAGCTTAACAATTGCGTTTTATCGCCGATTTCAGCGAGGGCAACAGTGAGAGTTGAAGTGAGAAATGCGTCCAAAATATGCTCCTTGTGGGTCGGCGCGCATTTTATCGGCAATAGACACAATCATCAACAAAGCAATCGAACGCCCTTTGCACCACCTTTACAAATGACCGCGGAATAACTTGCGTTGTCCCGCCGTTATCGAAGTGTCATTACGACATAACGGAGGAATCATTATGAAAACCGTATTTAACCTAAACGTAATCGCTTTATCACTTGCTTTATCTTCAGGTGCGGCTTTCGCACAAGACGCTTCAGTAAGCGCAAATGCGTCTATTGCAGCACAGCAATCAACGTCGGTTGAGGCTGAAAACAATCGCGCTGATGCGACTACTCAAGTTTCTGCCAATGCGAATGCAAGTGCCTCGGCACAAACACCG from Pseudidiomarina andamanensis includes:
- a CDS encoding SGNH/GDSL hydrolase family protein; this encodes MLQKLAIVLLAPLLIWQGRQVRKNTLRLPEATGARAGVQGESNHFRLLVLGDSAAAGVGCATQDEAVCGHLVARAAEQYQVHWQLWAQSSLTCAGILKLAQQQPETEPFDLVLISAGVNDVTRRTSLINWRHDLQALTQHLREQRGAKRIVFTALPPMHKFPALPQPLRWFIGQQARRLDNALQRHCEQNECEYLALNFPFEPDYMAEDGFHPSPKAAKLWAHAIREI
- a CDS encoding DsbA family protein, yielding MKYLLSTVFSILFVVSAAASAQQAGNQTQQLEQINELLKQNPEVIPSVLNSLQQYIASKKTAEQAQRDHGKWLLDNDDAHPWFGAENGSVPVIVFTDYDCPYCKRLEPHLQKLVEEFPQVKVINVLVPLRQQSVQGGNLNPANFALNVWQNQREQFAEVHELLYKKNGLHTGKSLEQIARKTGTRSQLDSPKATPTIIERNYRVFSDFQLRGTPAIMVGGQTIPGYVEYAELKQVVQQAVAQ
- a CDS encoding protein disulfide oxidoreductase — encoded protein: MKFLKQLAVYLAIFIAISFAVDSWRSRGLPSGPIDALSVVTIEEQQHDVLARSHEQPVLLYFWATWCPVCDWVSPSINWLDGDHEVMSIAIRSGNDARVNSYLRHHDYQFATVNDNTGELARRWQINATPTVVIIADGEIVSYTTGASTPAGLWLRLKWAQLMQKLEKL
- a CDS encoding protein-disulfide reductase DsbD family protein, with protein sequence MKYISKIWLAAMLLWLLSASAQAQVATDWIQLEEHPPVQVRLLIPGKTNSEQQQVTALLQVKLADDWKTYWRTPGEGGVPPQLAWQADSSNITDISWRFPVPERFDVQGIETVGYQGDINFPLQISVADWQQPVSLQGLLTLASCTNICVISDFPLALNFMPSELNADMDALFAYEQAQSALPHRDHPQLSVSEMVWSASQQQLAVTVTNTKQWQQPRIFVDSLRDDYADLTIALLEQQKQGNELTARFAISHWLEQPELTGETLQVTIADKLIRAEMSAEAIAGSVQQPAESTSWWMMLPLALLGGLILNIMPCVLPVLGLKLQSVIIAERGRGQVRRQFIASALGIITSFVILAVMLMLLKLGGHAIGWGIQFQNPYFIGGMALVIGLFALSVSGLWTIQLPQGMQQWVATRGDQSTLGHFIQGMFATLLATPCTAPFLGTAVAFALAASNVQLLLIFVALGAGMALPWLAVAVWPSVAMKLPKPGPWLKWVNRIFALLLLLTTAWLISLLSNHVSTGVFAFIVAVFVVVALVLAYRRFGQAGVIGAIAVTVLLSGVGLLLSSWTSHPKQLEEHAWQPLQPNAIANAVTQGKVVFVDVTADWCVTCKANKIGVLLQEPVASALRSDDIVLMQGDWTRPSEQITDYLRSYNRYGVPFNQVYGPGAPNGIALPVILTDNAVLEAIEQARQ
- a CDS encoding SDR family NAD(P)-dependent oxidoreductase, giving the protein MPRLEDKVAIITGGAAGIGLATAALFLREGAKVCLVDLHQSDLDSAEQELGHAERVYSVAADVSNETDVQKFIQATIAHFGRLDVLVNNAGIECKPAMVHEQTAEHFDRVIAVNVRGVFLGMKYALPHLLKAKSGSIINMSSVAGLDGFGNMSPYVASKHAVVGLTKSAALEAAPFGVRVNSVHPSPIHTRMMRAIEEAMNPGHAKEVQSQFEQIIPMQHYGEPIDVANLVLFLASEESAFITGCQYRVDGGMGAS
- a CDS encoding TMEM165/GDT1 family protein, which codes for MDAFLTSTLTVALAEIGDKTQLLSLFLAARYRQKWSIIAGIFVATVLNHFVSAWFGSWIVGVLPEDIATYIVSACFIAVGLWVLIPDKPDNDEHNEVRKYGAFIATTVLFFIAEIGDKTQVATIVLGAQYTSVVAVTLGTTLGMMVANVPVVLLGGKLMQKLPLDLARYIASAVFIILGVIALFW